A window of the Bradysia coprophila strain Holo2 unplaced genomic scaffold, BU_Bcop_v1 contig_538, whole genome shotgun sequence genome harbors these coding sequences:
- the LOC119083048 gene encoding uncharacterized protein LOC119083048, which produces MKCGTQRYWVYFERLRFLDSFIQPRSTFTNDTSFDEDKGTSNNSDLETDLVDESESNIEIQLEDGIEIDELELQDGGYEKNGNDEHLDENMDKSGQHTSVKRVISKYTGEVSTFTYVSTPSIDVRVDQQHDSAVEAVDNEIPQEQIDEPVDGYMSPYSNATSTKVNVPSRQSIPTTAKGTSARINPMRSEINELSPTIEDSFDMDDYVSPHPGTSASQKIIPPSCRKLTPAANQLVPNASKPKNILSTLPPSKKYKSNANRSAVNQSNETSSNANTVPIVAPTNPATTASKDQRIEAIRQQMESCLTAITNKVTEKSERSPYAPFLAYLGTKLSLVSQDILPNLEREILELVNQHSI; this is translated from the exons TTCATACAGCCGAGATC GACGTTTACAAACGATACATCGTTTGACGAGGACAAAGGTACATCGAATAACAGTGACCTGGAAACTGATCTTGTCGACGAGAGCGAATCTAATATTGAGATCCAGTTGGAGGACGGAATCGAAATCGATGAATTAGAGTTGCAAGATGGGGGTTACGAGAAAAATGGCAATGATGAGCATTTGGATGAAAATATGGACAAAAGTGGTCAACACACGTCAGTTAAACGGGTTATATCGAAATATACCGGTGAAGTGTCAACCTTTACTTATGTGTCTACACCTAGTATTGACGTACGCGTTGACCAACAACACGATTCCGCCGTCGAAGCTGTAGACAACGAGATCCCACAAGAACAAATCGATGAACCCGTTGACGGTTATATGTCACCTTATTCGAATGCAACATCAACAAAGGTCAATGTACCATCGCGTCAGTCCATTCCAACAACAGCAAAGGGAACCTCGGCCCGTATTAACCCAATGCGAAGTGAAATAAATGAACTATCACCCACAATCGAAGATTCATTTGATATGGACGACTATGTTTCACCACATCCTGGCACAAGCGCctcacaaaaaataatacCACCGTCATGTCGAAAACTTACTCCAGCAGCCAATCAACTGGTTCCAAATGcttcaaaaccaaaaaacatACTTTCCACGTTACCTCCgtcaaaaaaatacaaatccaATGCAAATCGATCTGCTGTCAATCAATCCAACGAAACATCTTCTAACGCTAATACAGTACCAATTGTAGCTCCGACAAATCCAGCCACAACAGCCTCAAAAGATCAGCGCATCGAAGCAATTAGACAGCAAATGGAGTCCTGTTTGACCGCTATAACGAATAAAGTCACTGAAAAATCGGAGCGATCTCCATACGCTCCGTTCCTAGCGTACCTGGGAACGAAATTGTCATTGGTCTCCCAGGACATTCTTCCAAATTTGGAGCGGGAGATCTTGGAGTTAGTAAATCAGCattcgatttga